cctagggtcgtgacttcttgagccactagagggcgcaattctcatccgattcggaagaaattttgtacaacggcttctcccatgacctccaacatatgtaTCGCATATGttatgacaaatgcgatccatggtggagggcatataagattcgtcctggccgaacttcgctcgctattacttgtttttttttttgtttgtgtttccgACCACTATTATATGTTATTACTATCTCTTGATCctatttaaataataatttaatttcaatatttcatACCCACATTACGGATTAGTTTATGTGTGTAAATTTGGTTTTGGtttagctaaaaatttatgctgCCACAATAATCATATTGTGTGGTCAATTTTTGCATGGTTGTGGGGGAAAAGGAGCAGCACCCAAATAAATTCTAAAAGGGCAAGCAttggaaaatgaaaaatatgaggGTTAAGCTTAACAAAAGGGAAGGAGAGGCCTAGTGCCTCATGTTTATTGGTTataaatatttcgaaattttaaagtttCTTCTCTACTACTGTACTCTTCGGCAACAATTAAGGGATAATTGTTTTATTGTTGTTAAACAATTGCCAGTAATTAATGTCTATTGGATAACTAAACTAATTGATGATTTTGTTATTATCATCACCATTATTGTTGTCATTGTTCAGTTAATCAAAACATTTTCCATTTGAGTCAAtgtttaaattataaataaattgtaaaacaatGTGAATAACATAATGTGTGTGGTGTTTCCGGTGTGGcataattataataattttttttaaaaaaaaaaaataataatttaattgtcatTATTTAAACTCATTTAAGACAAAATGCGTTATTATTCCCCAGCTACACAAATCCCTATGCTCCCCTTCATATATGGTGgtgttttaaataatttaaatatcaCCAATTTGATCCTTTAAATAAGTGcattaaaatttctaatttcattGGTGTCTAACATAACACTTAATAAAAGTCATATGTTTGGCATTTACCACACTCCATATGGTTTCCTTCGTTTTTCCatatatccgccaccaaatatTCAACAAATATTATTTGAACTCTTGTTTAAATTGGCTTTCATGCCTCTGACAGCCAGCTGACCAGCAATGTCAATCGAAAATCTCCCTCAAAATAAACATCAGCACGAAAATCAATATCTGTGGTCTGCTGAGTAATTACATTTGTCATTTAGTATAAAATTGCACTAAttgatatttaattttcatGGCGAAtgattttatgggaaattttataatGTATCATTAGCCTCTATAATGAAGAAATAATATTTATGAAGCGGTTTACTAGGAAATTTAAGGTGAGAAACAAATATctgtaaaaatgtaaaaaattaatgCGGAGTGAaaactgatcagggccaaattaaaaaatgatgtcgaagggcctaacacaagtcaatgtcccaaatttcagcaaaattggataataaatgtggattttatgggcttaagaccctaaatcggaggatcggtctataccgcagctatattcaaatctgaatcgatctgggccaaattaacgaaggatgtcgaagggcctaacgcaacccactgtcccaaatttcagcaaaattggataataaatgtggattttacgggcctaagaccctaaatcggagaatcggtctatatccaaatctgaaccgatctggactaaattaatgaaggatgtcgaagggccaaacacaactcactgtccaaaattttagcaaaatcggaaaattaaaattggtttttatgcgcttaaaaccctaaatcggaggaccggtctataccggagctatattcaaatctgaaccgatctgggtcaaattgacatcATCAaattgatgtcgaagggccttacacaagtcactgtcccaaatttcagcaaaatcggataataaatatggcttttatgggcctaagatcctaaatcggaggaccggtatATAccggagctatattcaaatctgaaccgatctggactatattaacaaaggatgtcgaagggataaacacaactcactgtccaaaatttttgcaaaatcggaaaattaaaaatggtttttatgggcctaaaaccctaaatcggaggaccggtctataccggagctatatccaaatcttaaccgatctaggctaaattaacgaaggatgtcgaagggcctaacacaacgcactgtcgaaaatatcagcaaaatcggataataaatgcgccttttatgggcctaagaccctaaatcggtgaatcggtctatatggcagctatattcaaatctgaaccgatctaggccaaaaaaacgaaggttgtcgaagggcctaacacaactcactgtcccaaatttcagcaaaatcggataataaatgtggcttttatgggcctaagaccctaaatcggagtatcggactatatgacagctatatctaaatcttatccgatcttggccaaattaacaaggaatgtcgaagggcctaacatatctcactgtcccaaatttcagtaaaatcggataataaatgtgaattttatgggcctaagaccctaaatcggaggatcggtctatatggcagctatatccaaatctagaccgatctagaccaaattaacgatggatgtcgaaaggcttaatacaactcactgaccagaatttcaggaaaatcgggtaataaatgtggattttatgggcttaagaccctaaatccgaggatcggtctatatggcagctttattcaaatctgaaccgatctgagccaaattgatgaaggatgtcgaagggcctaatacaactcaatgttccaaatttcagcaaaagctgacaataaatgtggtttttatgagcctaagaccgtAAGTCGGAGGGTCGgtcaatatccaaatctgagccgatctgggccaaattagcgaaggatatcgaagggcctaaaacaactcactgtcccaaatttcagcaaaaacggataataaatgtggcttttatgggcctaagatttgAAAtcaacggatcggtctatatgggggctatatcatatatagaccgatccgatatagcccatgttcgagcttaatctgcttatggacaaaaacagaatctgtgtaaagtttcagctcaatatctctattttacctaacctaacgaAAAAATCGATCGCCTCTCTTTCCAGAAAAGTCAAACTATGTTACCGCACCACTCGCCCCCACCCCCCCAATTTTTTTCAGAATGAAAAAATCTTAATgaatttactataaaaatattttttcgtgTGACATACTTAACAATGGATTTCTATTTTTTCAAACTGacactttttctaaaaatttattattttgttttttatttttagataaaatgCTGTGTGGGTGAAGAGAGAAAAGACATTTGTGAAATGCTGCATTCTTTTGGTAATCCATTTGGAGGAGTGAAATATGCATTTGAAATATGCTTTCATAAAAACTATCACATTTGTCAATAAGTTGAAGATTTTAGAAAATGATGCAACCAACAGatgtttaaaacaaaatacattGAGTAACCAGCAGGGAAAGTCAGGCAGAGCCGACTATACAATACGCTACACCGAGCCTATAATTATTAATTCGGGCGATAGATATAATtgggaggtatatctatatctgaacggAAACACGGATGAATACACgcgcatggctaaatcgaataagaaagtg
This Stomoxys calcitrans chromosome 2, idStoCalc2.1, whole genome shotgun sequence DNA region includes the following protein-coding sequences:
- the LOC131995053 gene encoding uncharacterized protein LOC131995053 isoform X1, producing the protein MHLKYAFIKTITFVNKLKILENDATNRCLKQNTLSNQQGKSGRADYTIRYTEPIIINSGDRYNWEVYLYLNGNTDEYTRMAKSNKKVILSPMVNFKKRFQQATKSLSAASLIRVPYIG
- the LOC131995053 gene encoding uncharacterized protein LOC131995053 isoform X3; the protein is MHLKYAFIKTITFVNKLKILENDATNRCLKQNTLSNQQGKSGRADYTIRYTEPIIINSGDRYNWEVYLYLNGNTDEYTRMAKSNKKVILSPMVNFK
- the LOC131995053 gene encoding uncharacterized protein LOC131995053 isoform X2: MHLKYAFIKTITFVNKLKILENDATNRCLKQNTLSNQQGKSGRADYTIRYTEPIIINSGDRYNWEVYLYLNGNTDEYTRMAKSNKKVILSPMVNFKFSVHLLRV